The DNA window TTAAGAAATGAACATGCGCACCCACTAACGTTTGTAGTATCTTTTAAAATGAAAGAGCGCATATAATCTCATTAAACTGTTCTAATTAAATATAAGTTTACGAAAAACTGTTTGCATAATAATTGTTACTTTTCGTATTAAAAAATAAATGCTTATAAACTATAAAAAAGTCAATTGCTTAAATTTATTTGTTCCTGTCCTAATTTAGTTTCAATGGCTACAAAGTTTACGAAAAAAGCATTTCGAAAAGCCCCTTATACTAATACATGATAAATCCCATTGCTTTACGAACTTCAGCAATAACCAATTCAGCCGATTTTTCTGCCTTCTTTTGCCCCATTTTTAAAATATCAATTACATCAACATCTGAGTATTGTACTTTTTGTTCTTGAATGGGAGCTAAAATATTAATAATAGATTGAGAGAGCATGTTCTTACACTCCATACAACCGATTTCAGCATTTTTACACTGTTGTTGAATGTCCTCTACAATTTGTTTTTCTGTAAAATATGAATGTAAATGAAATACATTACACCCATCCTTAGTTGGATTACCCGGATCTGAACGGTATATTCTATTAGGATCTGTGTATGCTCTCTTGACCTTGCTTTGAATGATTTGTGGATGATCTGTCATACTAATATATGAATCATCTGAATCAGATTTACTCATCTTTCCTTTCCCAGATAAGGATGGAATTCTTACAGCATTGTCAATAATAGACTGTGGCTCAACAAAAACCTCACCATATAAATGATTGAACTTGCGGACGATCGTTCTAGCAATTTCTAAATGGACA is part of the Bacillus sp. SM2101 genome and encodes:
- the trpS gene encoding tryptophan--tRNA ligase; amino-acid sequence: MTKLVSGIRPTGNIHVGNYYGAMKGLIELQNKYDAHYFIADLHSLTTHRQGERLRENVINAARDYLSAGLDPTKCTLYAQSSIAKHICELHTYFSMVMPMGELMRCPTFKEKAKRHPSNVNYGLVGYPVLMTADIMIHKGEVVPVGEDQLVHLEIARTIVRKFNHLYGEVFVEPQSIIDNAVRIPSLSGKGKMSKSDSDDSYISMTDHPQIIQSKVKRAYTDPNRIYRSDPGNPTKDGCNVFHLHSYFTEKQIVEDIQQQCKNAEIGCMECKNMLSQSIINILAPIQEQKVQYSDVDVIDILKMGQKKAEKSAELVIAEVRKAMGFIMY